GATCATGCGTGACCAATATCATAGTCAGCCCCCGCTCTCGGTTCAAGTCGCGGAGGAGTTCCAACACGCCGTGACCGGTGGCGGCGTCAAGATTGCCGGTCGGCTCGTCCGCGAGGAGGACCTCGGGTTTGCCGACGAGCGCCCGGGCGATGGCCGCACGCTGCATTTCGCCGCCGGAAAGCTCGGTCGGCTTGTGGGTTAGGCGATGGCCCAGGCCCACTCGCTCAAGCATTTCCTGCGCGTCGCGGCGGATCGTTTTCCGTTGCCGAAAGTATGCTAGCACACCATTCCTGATGAGGTGCGGCATCATCACATTTTCGAGGGCCGAAAGCTCGGGCAGCAGGTGGTAGAACTGGAAGATGAACCCGAACGTCCGGTTGCGGAGCTGGTCGCGCTCGCGGTCGGGGCGATCGTCGATCC
This genomic window from Paludisphaera rhizosphaerae contains:
- a CDS encoding ABC transporter ATP-binding protein — its product is MTTHIAAYGLSKSYRKGKLEVPVLHGVDVEAERGELVAVIGASGSGKSTMLHLLGLLDQPDAGEVVLDGRRIDDRPDRERDQLRNRTFGFIFQFYHLLPELSALENVMMPHLIRNGVLAYFRQRKTIRRDAQEMLERVGLGHRLTHKPTELSGGEMQRAAIARALVGKPEVLLADEPTGNLDAATGHGVLELLRDLNRERGLTMILVTHDQQIAHQADRVVRLAEGRIEEWVPALV